A genome region from Halichondria panicea chromosome 15, odHalPani1.1, whole genome shotgun sequence includes the following:
- the LOC135349447 gene encoding activator of 90 kDa heat shock protein ATPase homolog 1-like, with the protein MAKWGEGDPRWIVEERPDAKNVNNWHWSESDASGWSKIKLKELLVGLEFKGTEGACKTIEVVSCKGEASANNRKGKLIFFYEWQINLKWTGSCNPPNSTVDCDDESKEYSGEIEIPNLSEENDIDDVDIIVTAKKSSREANKLKELAHKIAPKIVREQLSLYLESMREEFSKGLIFPKTGDDQPNNITTSRQSSMGPNLDTPAAQSSPSPIGCRIYTARITLTDTFMAPVEELYDCLTVQQRVEAYTRNAAVVESVKGGSYSIMNGQITGEFVELARPSRIVMKWREKIWPENHHSKVTIEIQQEPTHSKLILTQTEVPEAELERTKQGWKRHIFSSLKYTFGFGVAPL; encoded by the exons gtctgAAAGTGATGCAAGTGGTTGGTCCAAGATTAAGCTGAAGGAATTGCTCGTGGGGTTAGAGTTCAAGGGTACAGAGGGGGCCTGCAAGACAATTGAAGTGGTCAGCTGCAAGGGAGAGGCCTCTGCCAA TAATCGAAAGGGAAAGCTGATCTTTTTCTACGAATGGCAGATCAACTTAAAGTGGACAG GCTCTTGCAACCCCCCAAATTCGACCGTGGATTGTGACGACGAGAGCAAGGAGTATAGTGGGGAGATTGAGATCCCTAACCTGAGTGAAGAGAATGACATAGATGATGTGGATATCATAGTCACTGCCAAGAAATCGTCTCGGGAGGCCAACAAACTGAAGGAGCTTGCTCACAAAATAGCCCCAAAAATTGTCAGAGAGCAACTCAGTTTGTATCTTGAGTCCATGAGAGAGG AGTTCTCCAAAGGTCTTATTTTTCCCAAGACTGGTGACGACCAGCCCAATAACATAACTACCTCCCGCCAGAGCTCGATGGGGCCTAACCTAGACACCCCGGCCGCTCAATCCTCCCCCTCTCCCATTGGCTGTCGTATTTATACTGCAAGAATCACACTCACTGACACGTTCATGGCTCCCGTGGAGGAGTTATATGACTGCCTGACAGTGCAACAG AGAGTCGAGGCTTACACTCGTAATGCAGCTGTAGTGGAGAGTGTGAAGGGTGGCTCCTACTCGATTATGAACGGGCAAATCACGGGAGAGTTTGTGGAGCTGGCACGGCCCTCCAGAATTGTCATGAAGTGGAGGGAGAAGATCTGGCCAGAGA ACCACCACTCAAAGGTGACTATTGAAATCCAGCAGGAGCCAACACATTCTAAATTGATTCTCACTCAAACTGAAGTTCCTGAAGCCGAATTAGAACGAACTAAGCAAGGCTGGAAACGCCACATTTTCAGCTCCCTTAAGTACACATTTGGCTTTGGCGTAGCGCCCCTTTGA